TAGATCTCAACTTGTCAGAGTCTGTTTTGGTCAGAGTTTCTTCCAGTTTCAGACAGTCGCACTAAAATGGCGTTCCGCGTTTTCCTCCTCCTCTCCCTTCTCATTTTCTCCGCTGTTTCTCCTTCTTTTGCGGCCTCTTCCTCCGACGTAGACCGATAGACGATGAGGATCTCAATGATGAAGGTCCCGGTGAGGCACTTACTTCCCCTGTGAGTCTGAGCCAGACGAATTCGACGGAAGACCTCGAAGTGTACGACGACGAGGAAGACGGAGATTTCTCCGATCTAGGTAATCAAGTTTCGGATACGTTCCCGGCGCAATTACGTGGTGATTGAGAACAACCAATACGTCATGGTTTAGTTCTACGCACCGTGGTGCTGCTCAAGGGAGACGGTGTCGTTTTGGCTAAAGTCGATGAGACGGAGGAGAATTAACTGGCTCATCAGTATATCGTTCAGGGCTTCCCTATTATTCACCTTCTTCGTAGATGGAGAGCACAAGCCTTTACACTGGAGGGAGGACCAAGTAAGTGGAACTAAAGTTCAAATCTTTAATGTGATTAAAGCTAGTGTTACTGAAAAAGCTTACTTCTTTGTGATTTAGAGAAACAATTGTGACGTGGATGAAGAAGATACTAATGGTGAAGTGTGATCCAAAGCTACGAAAAGTGTATGTCTTGCAGAAATACGTCACCGCAAGTTATATTGTATGATCAGAACTGTTTCAGTGGACTAGAGAAAGATGAGGATCAGTAGTTTTTGTTTAGACATTCCAActcttttgattttggttttaaagGCCAGCTTGTACAACTGTTTAAACAAGGTCACACTACTAGAGAGTTGAACTTGATAGGAGAAGAGCCACGTATATAATTGCATACAGTGAGTAGAACTAGAGGAACTGATCTCAAGGGAAAGAGACTACAGTAAATAACAAATCCCaaacgttttttttctttgtttcattaCATAGTTACATTTCTTCTTAATATTCCTAACgcttgttttctttgtttcatTACATAGTTACATTTCTTCTTCGGTGAAGTTGCCAGAACTTGTACAATTAGTCAAAAGTCAACCCTTAAAAGAAATACAATTAACTTTACGTAGGCGTCAACATTAATATAAAGTGGTTGGTTACTTGCCTTACATTTCTGATTATTGactctaattattatatttcctTCCTTTTCATTTGCTTCTTCTCCCTATTAAATATCTATCCTTCCATTAGCAAAATAATCCAATATTACTATTTGCAAATCTCCTAAGCGTTGACTGTTAGGTGCCAACTCATTTCTCAAGTGTCACTCATACGAAACTTTAAGTAGAAACTGAACAATATGATTTCTTGATCTCTGTTTTCTATACACTTCTGCACACCCTATATGTTatatatctcttcttcttcaagagagagagacgaggGAGGTTGAACCTTTGAGATGATGAAGGTCAGTTTCATAATCATAGTTCTGTTAATGGTAGGAATAGTATCCGGTAAGATATCAACTAAAAAAGTTTCACCAgctccatctccatctccatctccgGATTCGTATGCACCTCAATCAGAAACCAGAATGTCTCCATCTCCTTCACCATCGGACTCTCCAACAACGATGCCTCCCGGTTACATTCACCAGCCACCGTCTCTGTCACCGGAAGAAAGTGATCTCAAATACAAAGACGGTAGTGGAACAGAGAGGGAAAGTTCCTCAGGTGGCGGAAAGAAGGCTGGAATCGCGGTTGGAGTGATCGCAGCAGCGAGTATGGTTGGTCTCGGAGGGTACGTGTTGAAGAAACGTAGAGAGAACATTCGTCGATCACGATATGAATACGCCGCCACTGAGATCTTCTGAAGAGACAGAAACTTGGTCATGGATGTGGTGTGTCGTTTCCTACGTTTTGAGTTAATGTACAATTTAATCAGCTTTTGTCCTAACAACGGTGGTTAAAATATGCGGCTCCTAGAGCATTACTCTTTATTATAGTCTCTagcttcgttttttttttttttggcatcagTTATACCTAGCTATGTTATATTGTTATGGAACATGTCATGTCCATGAAAGATGTTGTAAAACTGGTAGAAATCATCAATGTTCAAGATTATctatactccatccgtttcagaaaattaaatgtttaagaaaaaaaaattcatttaaaatagtttttttgttgttgtgtgtttctatacatttttattggataatataataatattttttttgagaaagggatttagataatataataaattacagatttaaaattaaattagtattataaattataaattataaatttaaaatactaattgtattgttaaaattatattggtttaaatatttgaaattacataatcttataaaataatgtattaataattaaaatttaatatatatatttttaatataatttgcaTTGATTTGTATGCATGCTTGAAACTTTCATACAATCAAAGTTGCTCCTCTACCACCCATCCTTTCTTTACTCACCAAGTTTAGATGTAAGAAACGAAAGCCAATTCTATTTCAAGGAGatctattttcttttattgCTACATTAACCATACAATATCTTcactatatttaaaaataagtaataaaaattactatCTTTAAAACTAATCCTACGTATAAAAACCCCAAAGACCGATCATAGTTTTTCCAAGCACAAAACATCAAGTTGAATATCttgtattattaaaaataaataaaacaaactgcAAAAAAATGGCCTCATCAAGATTTCAACTTGTTGCCCTTCTTGTCATCTTTTCTCTCGTTATTACTGCCCAATCTAATTTAACAGGTTACCATcatcttatttattttacattcgtagatatttattttggtttctaCTAAACTTCATGATCATCACAAACCTAATACAAGTTTCTTGAACTTTTGCAGAAAAGGAAGAAATGGACGGACCATGCCGCTTGAGAGGAACATGCGATGAGGACAGCGACTGCGACACCCATTGCCACCGAAGCACCGACGCTATAAAAATGGACGGCCACTGTCTCTTCGACAGACCCACCCCCGTATGCTGCTGCCTCTTTGATTAAATCGATCCTTTTTTAttcttcaagttttttttttttgacaaaatttttTATTCTTCAAGTTTCCATGCatgtttaaaccaaaaaaaaaaaaaaagtttccatGCATGCATGATCAATATATTCCTGATTAAACTAATgatgtaaacatatatataaatgtttacgTCCTAATTACTTGAAGAATAGAAGAAGTGATcttgtatttcttatattttgattCCTTGTTTATCATATGGGACATTTATATGTTGTAAGAGAATGGCTATTTATGAACAATTAtacatatacatttatatttttgaagagATCCCAGTTTTTATATTCTCTATAACTCTTTTACAAACTCATTtacagtttttatttttgaagctTCCATCACAATGATCATAGTATAACTATAatagatgaaaaaaaatcaacaatcttCTCCTACTTTACACATACATATCTGACATCTTAAACCAATACCAAAATAAAGTAAGAACCAAAGCAAAACCTTCAATTCTTACAAATCAGATCAGAACTTAAACAACCTTTCTTCTCTTAACACTTTTCTTCTACTCTTCTTCCAGCAAATACTTCTCAAGAATTGTTAATGTTTCTTGCTTTGCGCTGAATTtaacaaacaacaaaaaaaaacatttttctagTTTATTAGCTCAAGAACCTCACAAGATTCAAACTTTAAATCCATGATCATACCTTCCAGGTCTAATGACCTTATACTTTCCAGAATTACTCAAATCAACTGTATATTGTTGATCCTGCACGCCCTAACGGAAGCAAACCACCATCATAGACAAGACACAAGCACAATGCTGCCAAAGACTCTCAAAATCATTCACGCAAACGCTGCTTCTATCACCGCTTAGATTAGCACTTGTAAGAGCCAAAACACTCCCCGAACCTCTGGATACTTTTCTAATGAATTCACAGTCTGGGACCCTTACTCCAATAGTATCAATCCCAGGGTTTAATGACCTTTCGAGTGGAGTAAACCGTGAGGTAAGTGATTCGTGGTGGCAACTCTCTTGATATCTGATACATCGCCGACGCAGATGGCTAAAGGGCTTGTAAGCTTCCGGCCTTTGATCTCATATATCCGGTTAACCGCCTCTAAAGAACTGTTTTATGTTACATAACAAATTAACCACAACTTAGTTTTGCTAAATGCAAAGCTTACTCATCTGATTAGTGAAGAGTTTGTTTATATTACCAAGCATCACAGGCGAATCCATAAAGAGTATCTGTTGGCACAGAGATAACTTTCTCGGATCTGATCGCTATGATGGCTTCTTGTGCATAAGCTTCGGTTGCAGGATGAACTACACAGGGCTCTGCTCTCTGCAAACTCCAAACCATATTCTTCTGCAGTCCTAATCTCAATCTTGGTACTGTGGTTAGAAACTGAAAAGAATCTTAAC
The window above is part of the Brassica napus cultivar Da-Ae chromosome C3, Da-Ae, whole genome shotgun sequence genome. Proteins encoded here:
- the LOC111204337 gene encoding putative defensin-like protein 274, coding for MASSRFQLVALLVIFSLVITAQSNLTEKEEMDGPCRLRGTCDEDSDCDTHCHRSTDAIKMDGHCLFDRPTPVCCCLFD
- the LOC111203927 gene encoding vegetative cell wall protein gp1-like; protein product: MMKVSFIIIVLLMVGIVSGKISTKKVSPAPSPSPSPDSYAPQSETRMSPSPSPSDSPTTMPPGYIHQPPSLSPEESDLKYKDGSGTERESSSGGGKKAGIAVGVIAAASMVGLGGYVLKKRRENIRRSRYEYAATEIF